One stretch of Salmo trutta chromosome 7, fSalTru1.1, whole genome shotgun sequence DNA includes these proteins:
- the LOC115196961 gene encoding SRSF protein kinase 2 isoform X3, giving the protein MSSRKVMAIQARKRRPKGKKDKAAHGKRPETQQKAPVSAPPLPPPPPPPPEPAIPPEPEEEILGSDDEEQEDPADYCKGGYHPVKIGDLFNGRYHVIRKLGWGHFSTVWLCWDIQVKNFVAMKVVKSAQHYTETALDEIKLLRCVRESDPSDQNKEMVVQLIDDFKISGINGIHVCMVFEVLGHHLLKWIIKSNYQGLPLPCVKSIIKQVLQGLDYLHSKCKIVHTDIKPENILMCVDDAFVRRMAVEATEWQKAGAPPPSGSAVSTAPQVKPVGKISKNKKKKLKKKQKRQTELLERRMLEIEALEKEAEKQRATEGPEGEGLTHSPKHAPRNAALGPAVALGESDDDDDDDEEDGDEEEEGEAERERPTRLTNHTCAALPQEQSEVPPTPEAAAEPEGEPTPSPAPETETQTPTPTPTTPGDGNTANPEGEAEEEDDGKEDWKEAVKEEKEEEEEDGEDDEEDEEDLVTAPAEPPPAVEKEEKERRTDEEEKGEETKEQETDKEEEDDDDDDDDDDDDEDDDDADETETGAEDLSNSISTATGQNNNTPKTNGHVLLGGEERERERGPRANHPVPTSSPIHLHCPLVESEFSCTDRDQSSLSSFYELFNGEVVTPGLTNGAQRHRGTAPRFPELPLDPDPGNPVTVGGAGHPGGATSPHSPTADRSRTVSLSSTGDMPKDDVVLAKAKAADLLVNPLDPRNADTLRVKIADLGNACWVHKHFTEDIQTRQYRSIEVLIGAGYSTPADIWSTACMAFELATGDYLFEPHSGEDYSRDEDHIAHIIELLGVIPRHFALSGKYSREFFNRRGELRHITKLKPWSLFDVLVEKYGWAPEDAGHFTHFLLPMLEMVPEKRASAGDCLSHPWLNS; this is encoded by the exons gccTGAGACCCAGCAAAAAGCCCCAGTGTCTGCCCCCCCTCTCCCGccgccccctccaccccctcctgaGCCGGCCATCCCCCCAGAGCCAGAGGAGGAGATCCTAGGCTCTGACGATGAGGAGCAGGAGGACCCCGCAGACTACTGCAAAG gtggatACCATCCGGTGAAGATAGGGGACTTGTTCAACGGGAGGTACCACGTAATACGCAAGCTGGGCTGGGGTCACTTCTCCACCGTGTGGCTGTGCTGGGACATCCA GGTGAAGAACTTTGTGGCGATGAAAGTGGTGAAGAGTGCTCAGCATTACACAGAGACAGCCCTGGATGAGATCAAACTGCTCAGATGT GTGAGAGAGAGTGACCCCTCtgaccaaaacaaagaaatggTGGTTCAGCTGATAGACGACTTCAAGATCTCTGGAATCAACGGAATAC ATGTGTGTATGGTGTTTGAGGTTCTGGGGCACCACCTTCTAAAATGGATCATCAAGTCCAACTACCAGGGCCTTCCTCTACCCTGTGTCAAGAGTATTATCAAACAG gttctgCAGGGCTTGGACTACCTCCACAGCAAGTGTAAGATTGTCCACACGGACATCAAGCCGGAGAACATCCTGATGTGTGTGGACGATGCGTTTGTCCGCCGCATGGCCGTGGAGGCCACAGAGTGGCAGAAGGCCGGGGCGCCCCCACCCTCTGGATCAGCAG TCAGCACAGCACCACAGGTCAAACCG gtggggaagatctccaagaacaagaagaagaagctgaagaagaagcagaagcGTCAGACCGAGCTGTTGGAGAGACGCATGCTGGAGATCGAGGCCCTGGAGAAGGAGGCTGAGAAACAGAGGGCCACAGAGGGCCCCGAAGGGGAGGGGTTGACCCACTCCCCAAAACACGCACCCCGCAACGCGGCACTGGGGCCCGCCGTCGCACTGGGTGAGAGCGATGATGACGATGACGACGATGAAGAGGAtggagacgaggaggaggaaggagaggcggAGAGGGAGAGGCCCACCAGGCTAACCAATCACACCT GTGCTGCCCTACCCCAGGAGCAGTCAGAGGTTCCCCCCACACCAGAGGCAGCAGCAGAGCCAGAGGGGGAGCCCACCCCCAGCCCTgctccagagacagagacacagaccccCACACCCACCCCCACCACACCTGGGGATGGCAACACAGCCAATCCAGAGGGCGaggcggaggaggaggacgaCGGGAAGGAGGATTGGAAAGAGGCCGtaaaggaagagaaggaggaggaggaggaggatggggaagaTGACGAAGAGGATGAAGAGGACTTGGTTACAGCTCCGGCCGAGCCGCCGCCGGCggtagagaaagaggagaaggagaggagaacagacgaGGAGGAGAAGGGTGAGGAGACCAAGGAGCAGGAAACGGACAAAGAGGAAGAGGACGAcgacgacgatgatgatgatgatgatgatgatgaagacgaCGATGACGCCGATGAAACGGAGACGGGCGCTGAAGACCTCAGCAACTCCATCTCCACCGCCACGGGCCAGAACAACAACACCCCCAAAACCAACGGCCATGTCCTCctggggggtgaggagagggagagggagagaggtcccAGAGCCAACCATCCGGTCCCTACCTCCTCCCCCATCCATCTGCACTGCCCCCTGGTGGAGTCAGAGTTCAGCTGCACGGACAGGGACCAAAGCTCCCTCAGCTCCTTCTATGAGCTCTTCAACGGCGAGGTGGTCACGCCAGGCCTGACCAACGGGGCGCAGCGCCACAGGGGCACGGCGCCACGCTTCCCCGAGTTGCCGCTGGACCCCGACCCGGGAAATCCCGTCACAGTGGGCGGAGCTGGTCACCCGGGGGGCGCGACCTCCCCTCACAGCCCCACTGCAGACCGCAGCCGTACTGTGTCATTGTCTAGCACCGGGGACATGCCTAAAG ATGATGTGGTTCTAGCCAAGGCCAAAGCAGCAGACCTGCTGGTTAACCCCCTGGACCCCCGCAACGCTGACACACTCCGAGTCAAGATAGCTGACCTGGGCAACGCCTGCTGGGTg cACAAGCACTTCACAGAGGACATCCAGACCAGACAGTACCGCTCCATAGAGGTCCTGATAGGAGCTGGCTACAGCACTCCTGCTGACATCTGGAGCACCGCCTGCATG gCGTTTGAGCTGGCTACAGGAGACTACCTGTTTGAGCCCCACTCTGGGGAGGACTACTCCCGGGATGAGG accaTATAGCCCACATCATTGAGCTGCTGGGCGTTATTCCACGGCACTTTGCGCTCTCCGGAAAATATTCCCGGGAGTTCTTCAACCGAAGAG GTGAGCTGAGGCACATCACCAAGCTGAAGCCCTGGTCCCTGTTTGATGTGTTGGTGGAGAAGTATGGCTGGGCCCCTGAGGATGCCGGCCACTTCACCCACTTCCTGCTGCCCATGCTGGAGATGGTCCCCGAAAAGAGGGCCTCGGCTGGGGACTGCCTCAGCCACCCCTGGCTCAACTCGTAG
- the LOC115196961 gene encoding SRSF protein kinase 2 isoform X2 produces the protein MDRSPSRPKSWGLAMSVLRLRHRAFKNRPETQQKAPVSAPPLPPPPPPPPEPAIPPEPEEEILGSDDEEQEDPADYCKGGYHPVKIGDLFNGRYHVIRKLGWGHFSTVWLCWDIQVKNFVAMKVVKSAQHYTETALDEIKLLRCVRESDPSDQNKEMVVQLIDDFKISGINGIHVCMVFEVLGHHLLKWIIKSNYQGLPLPCVKSIIKQVLQGLDYLHSKCKIVHTDIKPENILMCVDDAFVRRMAVEATEWQKAGAPPPSGSAVSTAPQVKPVGKISKNKKKKLKKKQKRQTELLERRMLEIEALEKEAEKQRATEGPEGEGLTHSPKHAPRNAALGPAVALGESDDDDDDDEEDGDEEEEGEAERERPTRLTNHTCAALPQEQSEVPPTPEAAAEPEGEPTPSPAPETETQTPTPTPTTPGDGNTANPEGEAEEEDDGKEDWKEAVKEEKEEEEEDGEDDEEDEEDLVTAPAEPPPAVEKEEKERRTDEEEKGEETKEQETDKEEEDDDDDDDDDDDDEDDDDADETETGAEDLSNSISTATGQNNNTPKTNGHVLLGGEERERERGPRANHPVPTSSPIHLHCPLVESEFSCTDRDQSSLSSFYELFNGEVVTPGLTNGAQRHRGTAPRFPELPLDPDPGNPVTVGGAGHPGGATSPHSPTADRSRTVSLSSTGDMPKDDVVLAKAKAADLLVNPLDPRNADTLRVKIADLGNACWVHKHFTEDIQTRQYRSIEVLIGAGYSTPADIWSTACMAFELATGDYLFEPHSGEDYSRDEDHIALITELLGKVPRKVVAAGKYSREFFSKKGELRHITKLKPWSLFDVLVEKYGWAPEDAGHFTHFLLPMLEMVPEKRASAGDCLSHPWLNS, from the exons ATGGATCGTAGTCCGTCTAGGCCCAAGTCTTGGGGCCTGGCTATGAGCGTGCTGAGGCTACGACACAGAGCCTTCAAGAACAG gccTGAGACCCAGCAAAAAGCCCCAGTGTCTGCCCCCCCTCTCCCGccgccccctccaccccctcctgaGCCGGCCATCCCCCCAGAGCCAGAGGAGGAGATCCTAGGCTCTGACGATGAGGAGCAGGAGGACCCCGCAGACTACTGCAAAG gtggatACCATCCGGTGAAGATAGGGGACTTGTTCAACGGGAGGTACCACGTAATACGCAAGCTGGGCTGGGGTCACTTCTCCACCGTGTGGCTGTGCTGGGACATCCA GGTGAAGAACTTTGTGGCGATGAAAGTGGTGAAGAGTGCTCAGCATTACACAGAGACAGCCCTGGATGAGATCAAACTGCTCAGATGT GTGAGAGAGAGTGACCCCTCtgaccaaaacaaagaaatggTGGTTCAGCTGATAGACGACTTCAAGATCTCTGGAATCAACGGAATAC ATGTGTGTATGGTGTTTGAGGTTCTGGGGCACCACCTTCTAAAATGGATCATCAAGTCCAACTACCAGGGCCTTCCTCTACCCTGTGTCAAGAGTATTATCAAACAG gttctgCAGGGCTTGGACTACCTCCACAGCAAGTGTAAGATTGTCCACACGGACATCAAGCCGGAGAACATCCTGATGTGTGTGGACGATGCGTTTGTCCGCCGCATGGCCGTGGAGGCCACAGAGTGGCAGAAGGCCGGGGCGCCCCCACCCTCTGGATCAGCAG TCAGCACAGCACCACAGGTCAAACCG gtggggaagatctccaagaacaagaagaagaagctgaagaagaagcagaagcGTCAGACCGAGCTGTTGGAGAGACGCATGCTGGAGATCGAGGCCCTGGAGAAGGAGGCTGAGAAACAGAGGGCCACAGAGGGCCCCGAAGGGGAGGGGTTGACCCACTCCCCAAAACACGCACCCCGCAACGCGGCACTGGGGCCCGCCGTCGCACTGGGTGAGAGCGATGATGACGATGACGACGATGAAGAGGAtggagacgaggaggaggaaggagaggcggAGAGGGAGAGGCCCACCAGGCTAACCAATCACACCT GTGCTGCCCTACCCCAGGAGCAGTCAGAGGTTCCCCCCACACCAGAGGCAGCAGCAGAGCCAGAGGGGGAGCCCACCCCCAGCCCTgctccagagacagagacacagaccccCACACCCACCCCCACCACACCTGGGGATGGCAACACAGCCAATCCAGAGGGCGaggcggaggaggaggacgaCGGGAAGGAGGATTGGAAAGAGGCCGtaaaggaagagaaggaggaggaggaggaggatggggaagaTGACGAAGAGGATGAAGAGGACTTGGTTACAGCTCCGGCCGAGCCGCCGCCGGCggtagagaaagaggagaaggagaggagaacagacgaGGAGGAGAAGGGTGAGGAGACCAAGGAGCAGGAAACGGACAAAGAGGAAGAGGACGAcgacgacgatgatgatgatgatgatgatgatgaagacgaCGATGACGCCGATGAAACGGAGACGGGCGCTGAAGACCTCAGCAACTCCATCTCCACCGCCACGGGCCAGAACAACAACACCCCCAAAACCAACGGCCATGTCCTCctggggggtgaggagagggagagggagagaggtcccAGAGCCAACCATCCGGTCCCTACCTCCTCCCCCATCCATCTGCACTGCCCCCTGGTGGAGTCAGAGTTCAGCTGCACGGACAGGGACCAAAGCTCCCTCAGCTCCTTCTATGAGCTCTTCAACGGCGAGGTGGTCACGCCAGGCCTGACCAACGGGGCGCAGCGCCACAGGGGCACGGCGCCACGCTTCCCCGAGTTGCCGCTGGACCCCGACCCGGGAAATCCCGTCACAGTGGGCGGAGCTGGTCACCCGGGGGGCGCGACCTCCCCTCACAGCCCCACTGCAGACCGCAGCCGTACTGTGTCATTGTCTAGCACCGGGGACATGCCTAAAG ATGATGTGGTTCTAGCCAAGGCCAAAGCAGCAGACCTGCTGGTTAACCCCCTGGACCCCCGCAACGCTGACACACTCCGAGTCAAGATAGCTGACCTGGGCAACGCCTGCTGGGTg cACAAGCACTTCACAGAGGACATCCAGACCAGACAGTACCGCTCCATAGAGGTCCTGATAGGAGCTGGCTACAGCACTCCTGCTGACATCTGGAGCACCGCCTGCATG gCGTTTGAGCTGGCTACAGGAGACTACCTGTTTGAGCCCCACTCTGGGGAGGACTACTCCCGGGATGAGG ATCACATCGCTCTGATCACGGAGCTTCTGGGGAAGGTTCCACGCAAAGTGGTCGCCGCCGGGAAGTACAGCCGAGAGTTTTTCTCCAAGAAAG GTGAGCTGAGGCACATCACCAAGCTGAAGCCCTGGTCCCTGTTTGATGTGTTGGTGGAGAAGTATGGCTGGGCCCCTGAGGATGCCGGCCACTTCACCCACTTCCTGCTGCCCATGCTGGAGATGGTCCCCGAAAAGAGGGCCTCGGCTGGGGACTGCCTCAGCCACCCCTGGCTCAACTCGTAG
- the LOC115196961 gene encoding SRSF protein kinase 2 isoform X5 yields the protein MSSRKVMAIQARKRRPKGKKDKAAHGKRPETQQKAPVSAPPLPPPPPPPPEPAIPPEPEEEILGSDDEEQEDPADYCKGGYHPVKIGDLFNGRYHVIRKLGWGHFSTVWLCWDIQVKNFVAMKVVKSAQHYTETALDEIKLLRCVRESDPSDQNKEMVVQLIDDFKISGINGIHVCMVFEVLGHHLLKWIIKSNYQGLPLPCVKSIIKQVLQGLDYLHSKCKIVHTDIKPENILMCVDDAFVRRMAVEATEWQKAGAPPPSGSAVSTAPQVKPVGKISKNKKKKLKKKQKRQTELLERRMLEIEALEKEAEKQRATEGPEGEGLTHSPKHAPRNAALGPAVALGESDDDDDDDEEDGDEEEEGEAERERPTRLTNHTCAALPQEQSEVPPTPEAAAEPEGEPTPSPAPETETQTPTPTPTTPGDGNTANPEGEAEEEDDGKEDWKEAVKEEKEEEEEDGEDDEEDEEDLVTAPAEPPPAVEKEEKERRTDEEEKGEETKEQETDKEEEDDDDDDDDDDDDEDDDDADETETGAEDLSNSISTATGQNNNTPKTNGHVLLGGEERERERGPRANHPVPTSSPIHLHCPLVESEFSCTDRDQSSLSSFYELFNGEVVTPGLTNGAQRHRGTAPRFPELPLDPDPGNPVTVGGAGHPGGATSPHSPTADRSRTVSLSSTGDMPKAKAKAADLLVNPLDPRNADTLRVKIADLGNACWVHKHFTEDIQTRQYRSIEVLIGAGYSTPADIWSTACMAFELATGDYLFEPHSGEDYSRDEDHIAHIIELLGVIPRHFALSGKYSREFFNRRGELRHITKLKPWSLFDVLVEKYGWAPEDAGHFTHFLLPMLEMVPEKRASAGDCLSHPWLNS from the exons gccTGAGACCCAGCAAAAAGCCCCAGTGTCTGCCCCCCCTCTCCCGccgccccctccaccccctcctgaGCCGGCCATCCCCCCAGAGCCAGAGGAGGAGATCCTAGGCTCTGACGATGAGGAGCAGGAGGACCCCGCAGACTACTGCAAAG gtggatACCATCCGGTGAAGATAGGGGACTTGTTCAACGGGAGGTACCACGTAATACGCAAGCTGGGCTGGGGTCACTTCTCCACCGTGTGGCTGTGCTGGGACATCCA GGTGAAGAACTTTGTGGCGATGAAAGTGGTGAAGAGTGCTCAGCATTACACAGAGACAGCCCTGGATGAGATCAAACTGCTCAGATGT GTGAGAGAGAGTGACCCCTCtgaccaaaacaaagaaatggTGGTTCAGCTGATAGACGACTTCAAGATCTCTGGAATCAACGGAATAC ATGTGTGTATGGTGTTTGAGGTTCTGGGGCACCACCTTCTAAAATGGATCATCAAGTCCAACTACCAGGGCCTTCCTCTACCCTGTGTCAAGAGTATTATCAAACAG gttctgCAGGGCTTGGACTACCTCCACAGCAAGTGTAAGATTGTCCACACGGACATCAAGCCGGAGAACATCCTGATGTGTGTGGACGATGCGTTTGTCCGCCGCATGGCCGTGGAGGCCACAGAGTGGCAGAAGGCCGGGGCGCCCCCACCCTCTGGATCAGCAG TCAGCACAGCACCACAGGTCAAACCG gtggggaagatctccaagaacaagaagaagaagctgaagaagaagcagaagcGTCAGACCGAGCTGTTGGAGAGACGCATGCTGGAGATCGAGGCCCTGGAGAAGGAGGCTGAGAAACAGAGGGCCACAGAGGGCCCCGAAGGGGAGGGGTTGACCCACTCCCCAAAACACGCACCCCGCAACGCGGCACTGGGGCCCGCCGTCGCACTGGGTGAGAGCGATGATGACGATGACGACGATGAAGAGGAtggagacgaggaggaggaaggagaggcggAGAGGGAGAGGCCCACCAGGCTAACCAATCACACCT GTGCTGCCCTACCCCAGGAGCAGTCAGAGGTTCCCCCCACACCAGAGGCAGCAGCAGAGCCAGAGGGGGAGCCCACCCCCAGCCCTgctccagagacagagacacagaccccCACACCCACCCCCACCACACCTGGGGATGGCAACACAGCCAATCCAGAGGGCGaggcggaggaggaggacgaCGGGAAGGAGGATTGGAAAGAGGCCGtaaaggaagagaaggaggaggaggaggaggatggggaagaTGACGAAGAGGATGAAGAGGACTTGGTTACAGCTCCGGCCGAGCCGCCGCCGGCggtagagaaagaggagaaggagaggagaacagacgaGGAGGAGAAGGGTGAGGAGACCAAGGAGCAGGAAACGGACAAAGAGGAAGAGGACGAcgacgacgatgatgatgatgatgatgatgatgaagacgaCGATGACGCCGATGAAACGGAGACGGGCGCTGAAGACCTCAGCAACTCCATCTCCACCGCCACGGGCCAGAACAACAACACCCCCAAAACCAACGGCCATGTCCTCctggggggtgaggagagggagagggagagaggtcccAGAGCCAACCATCCGGTCCCTACCTCCTCCCCCATCCATCTGCACTGCCCCCTGGTGGAGTCAGAGTTCAGCTGCACGGACAGGGACCAAAGCTCCCTCAGCTCCTTCTATGAGCTCTTCAACGGCGAGGTGGTCACGCCAGGCCTGACCAACGGGGCGCAGCGCCACAGGGGCACGGCGCCACGCTTCCCCGAGTTGCCGCTGGACCCCGACCCGGGAAATCCCGTCACAGTGGGCGGAGCTGGTCACCCGGGGGGCGCGACCTCCCCTCACAGCCCCACTGCAGACCGCAGCCGTACTGTGTCATTGTCTAGCACCGGGGACATGCCTAAAG CCAAGGCCAAAGCAGCAGACCTGCTGGTTAACCCCCTGGACCCCCGCAACGCTGACACACTCCGAGTCAAGATAGCTGACCTGGGCAACGCCTGCTGGGTg cACAAGCACTTCACAGAGGACATCCAGACCAGACAGTACCGCTCCATAGAGGTCCTGATAGGAGCTGGCTACAGCACTCCTGCTGACATCTGGAGCACCGCCTGCATG gCGTTTGAGCTGGCTACAGGAGACTACCTGTTTGAGCCCCACTCTGGGGAGGACTACTCCCGGGATGAGG accaTATAGCCCACATCATTGAGCTGCTGGGCGTTATTCCACGGCACTTTGCGCTCTCCGGAAAATATTCCCGGGAGTTCTTCAACCGAAGAG GTGAGCTGAGGCACATCACCAAGCTGAAGCCCTGGTCCCTGTTTGATGTGTTGGTGGAGAAGTATGGCTGGGCCCCTGAGGATGCCGGCCACTTCACCCACTTCCTGCTGCCCATGCTGGAGATGGTCCCCGAAAAGAGGGCCTCGGCTGGGGACTGCCTCAGCCACCCCTGGCTCAACTCGTAG
- the LOC115196961 gene encoding SRSF protein kinase 2 isoform X4 produces the protein MSSRKVMAIQARKRRPKGKKDKAAHGKRPETQQKAPVSAPPLPPPPPPPPEPAIPPEPEEEILGSDDEEQEDPADYCKGGYHPVKIGDLFNGRYHVIRKLGWGHFSTVWLCWDIQVKNFVAMKVVKSAQHYTETALDEIKLLRCVRESDPSDQNKEMVVQLIDDFKISGINGIHVCMVFEVLGHHLLKWIIKSNYQGLPLPCVKSIIKQVLQGLDYLHSKCKIVHTDIKPENILMCVDDAFVRRMAVEATEWQKAGAPPPSGSAVSTAPQVKPVGKISKNKKKKLKKKQKRQTELLERRMLEIEALEKEAEKQRATEGPEGEGLTHSPKHAPRNAALGPAVALGESDDDDDDDEEDGDEEEEGEAERERPTRLTNHTCAALPQEQSEVPPTPEAAAEPEGEPTPSPAPETETQTPTPTPTTPGDGNTANPEGEAEEEDDGKEDWKEAVKEEKEEEEEDGEDDEEDEEDLVTAPAEPPPAVEKEEKERRTDEEEKGEETKEQETDKEEEDDDDDDDDDDDDEDDDDADETETGAEDLSNSISTATGQNNNTPKTNGHVLLGGEERERERGPRANHPVPTSSPIHLHCPLVESEFSCTDRDQSSLSSFYELFNGEVVTPGLTNGAQRHRGTAPRFPELPLDPDPGNPVTVGGAGHPGGATSPHSPTADRSRTVSLSSTGDMPKAKAKAADLLVNPLDPRNADTLRVKIADLGNACWVHKHFTEDIQTRQYRSIEVLIGAGYSTPADIWSTACMAFELATGDYLFEPHSGEDYSRDEDHIALITELLGKVPRKVVAAGKYSREFFSKKGELRHITKLKPWSLFDVLVEKYGWAPEDAGHFTHFLLPMLEMVPEKRASAGDCLSHPWLNS, from the exons gccTGAGACCCAGCAAAAAGCCCCAGTGTCTGCCCCCCCTCTCCCGccgccccctccaccccctcctgaGCCGGCCATCCCCCCAGAGCCAGAGGAGGAGATCCTAGGCTCTGACGATGAGGAGCAGGAGGACCCCGCAGACTACTGCAAAG gtggatACCATCCGGTGAAGATAGGGGACTTGTTCAACGGGAGGTACCACGTAATACGCAAGCTGGGCTGGGGTCACTTCTCCACCGTGTGGCTGTGCTGGGACATCCA GGTGAAGAACTTTGTGGCGATGAAAGTGGTGAAGAGTGCTCAGCATTACACAGAGACAGCCCTGGATGAGATCAAACTGCTCAGATGT GTGAGAGAGAGTGACCCCTCtgaccaaaacaaagaaatggTGGTTCAGCTGATAGACGACTTCAAGATCTCTGGAATCAACGGAATAC ATGTGTGTATGGTGTTTGAGGTTCTGGGGCACCACCTTCTAAAATGGATCATCAAGTCCAACTACCAGGGCCTTCCTCTACCCTGTGTCAAGAGTATTATCAAACAG gttctgCAGGGCTTGGACTACCTCCACAGCAAGTGTAAGATTGTCCACACGGACATCAAGCCGGAGAACATCCTGATGTGTGTGGACGATGCGTTTGTCCGCCGCATGGCCGTGGAGGCCACAGAGTGGCAGAAGGCCGGGGCGCCCCCACCCTCTGGATCAGCAG TCAGCACAGCACCACAGGTCAAACCG gtggggaagatctccaagaacaagaagaagaagctgaagaagaagcagaagcGTCAGACCGAGCTGTTGGAGAGACGCATGCTGGAGATCGAGGCCCTGGAGAAGGAGGCTGAGAAACAGAGGGCCACAGAGGGCCCCGAAGGGGAGGGGTTGACCCACTCCCCAAAACACGCACCCCGCAACGCGGCACTGGGGCCCGCCGTCGCACTGGGTGAGAGCGATGATGACGATGACGACGATGAAGAGGAtggagacgaggaggaggaaggagaggcggAGAGGGAGAGGCCCACCAGGCTAACCAATCACACCT GTGCTGCCCTACCCCAGGAGCAGTCAGAGGTTCCCCCCACACCAGAGGCAGCAGCAGAGCCAGAGGGGGAGCCCACCCCCAGCCCTgctccagagacagagacacagaccccCACACCCACCCCCACCACACCTGGGGATGGCAACACAGCCAATCCAGAGGGCGaggcggaggaggaggacgaCGGGAAGGAGGATTGGAAAGAGGCCGtaaaggaagagaaggaggaggaggaggaggatggggaagaTGACGAAGAGGATGAAGAGGACTTGGTTACAGCTCCGGCCGAGCCGCCGCCGGCggtagagaaagaggagaaggagaggagaacagacgaGGAGGAGAAGGGTGAGGAGACCAAGGAGCAGGAAACGGACAAAGAGGAAGAGGACGAcgacgacgatgatgatgatgatgatgatgatgaagacgaCGATGACGCCGATGAAACGGAGACGGGCGCTGAAGACCTCAGCAACTCCATCTCCACCGCCACGGGCCAGAACAACAACACCCCCAAAACCAACGGCCATGTCCTCctggggggtgaggagagggagagggagagaggtcccAGAGCCAACCATCCGGTCCCTACCTCCTCCCCCATCCATCTGCACTGCCCCCTGGTGGAGTCAGAGTTCAGCTGCACGGACAGGGACCAAAGCTCCCTCAGCTCCTTCTATGAGCTCTTCAACGGCGAGGTGGTCACGCCAGGCCTGACCAACGGGGCGCAGCGCCACAGGGGCACGGCGCCACGCTTCCCCGAGTTGCCGCTGGACCCCGACCCGGGAAATCCCGTCACAGTGGGCGGAGCTGGTCACCCGGGGGGCGCGACCTCCCCTCACAGCCCCACTGCAGACCGCAGCCGTACTGTGTCATTGTCTAGCACCGGGGACATGCCTAAAG CCAAGGCCAAAGCAGCAGACCTGCTGGTTAACCCCCTGGACCCCCGCAACGCTGACACACTCCGAGTCAAGATAGCTGACCTGGGCAACGCCTGCTGGGTg cACAAGCACTTCACAGAGGACATCCAGACCAGACAGTACCGCTCCATAGAGGTCCTGATAGGAGCTGGCTACAGCACTCCTGCTGACATCTGGAGCACCGCCTGCATG gCGTTTGAGCTGGCTACAGGAGACTACCTGTTTGAGCCCCACTCTGGGGAGGACTACTCCCGGGATGAGG ATCACATCGCTCTGATCACGGAGCTTCTGGGGAAGGTTCCACGCAAAGTGGTCGCCGCCGGGAAGTACAGCCGAGAGTTTTTCTCCAAGAAAG GTGAGCTGAGGCACATCACCAAGCTGAAGCCCTGGTCCCTGTTTGATGTGTTGGTGGAGAAGTATGGCTGGGCCCCTGAGGATGCCGGCCACTTCACCCACTTCCTGCTGCCCATGCTGGAGATGGTCCCCGAAAAGAGGGCCTCGGCTGGGGACTGCCTCAGCCACCCCTGGCTCAACTCGTAG